The following proteins are encoded in a genomic region of Sorangiineae bacterium MSr12523:
- a CDS encoding condensation domain-containing protein: MSSWTGKSEETSKSVVSSDARAKLRRLLEQRRGVTRERFAPAGADAPELAWTPLSFAQRRMWMAQQFAPESTAWNIGYGIYLRGTLREDALLRAFGNLITRHECLRMSFGLHDGVPTQTPLPDGLELLGAAEDLTAIPAGARDAEVRARVMRLSRQPFDLAAGPPLRARLLRVADDAHLLVVIAHHICLDGWSILRIMLPELFADYAALASGSALPRKPKLPRWRDLVAEEAARLGDADRDAAYWRDALAGAPAHIDFPNDGPAPEFARGRGDRRRLPMANDLSRALDDCARRYNVTLFPLLVTAACATFARWADQDDMVIGLVKSDRSRHDLEGSVGPFVNHLPFRCQAARDLSLGALLDKVNTSLMTVLHEHAGLPFERVAGAVVAAHGVRAAPLFNTIVQVHAFPLPQGRLGDPELHARLSALGMSEFEHDFGRLSFAGLEGGFGPIYHGWSPRDFRILLLRHDDADTLGCEFDVDRFEARTIDALLRSVTTTLAVLASEPERLVGSLALDPGLEASKTEGANVPDSPEMLAHVASALAQRMAVSVPAHALVRFASDTLGVDVTALDVSVGEILASPPLARAARLLRRPAHGPLVRLREGAGPPRILVHPLLGRLDGYRELARRFPGDGAVFGLEPPAVHEGLASHSSVEEMVVAYADVLLDAFPERRYILGGWSFGALVALAMAQRLTVQGGVDIEGVVLFDPWLPRHSAPDEPLAGFTHELWWSLSGSAPPPLGRDNPPIRLPDIAARAVAERIVGSPDTVFRYFDLYQAHEKIALAHTVPVYTNEAMVFCRQPDGTPPLFGAALDEVIACLSS; the protein is encoded by the coding sequence ATGAGCTCTTGGACGGGAAAGTCCGAGGAGACGTCGAAAAGCGTCGTCTCCTCGGATGCCCGAGCGAAGTTGCGGAGGTTGCTCGAGCAGCGCCGCGGAGTTACCCGCGAGCGATTCGCGCCCGCCGGGGCGGATGCACCGGAGCTCGCGTGGACACCGCTGTCGTTTGCCCAGCGGCGCATGTGGATGGCGCAGCAATTTGCGCCCGAGAGCACCGCCTGGAACATTGGCTACGGGATTTATCTGCGCGGCACACTCCGAGAAGATGCCTTGCTTCGCGCCTTTGGCAATTTGATCACCCGGCACGAATGCCTCCGTATGTCGTTCGGTCTGCACGACGGCGTGCCCACGCAGACGCCACTTCCCGATGGCCTCGAGCTCCTGGGGGCCGCGGAGGATCTCACGGCCATCCCCGCCGGGGCCCGAGACGCGGAGGTGCGCGCGCGGGTCATGCGGCTCTCGCGGCAGCCGTTCGACCTTGCCGCGGGGCCTCCCCTTCGAGCGCGCCTTTTGCGCGTGGCCGATGACGCGCACCTTCTCGTGGTGATTGCGCACCACATCTGCCTGGACGGCTGGTCGATTCTCCGGATCATGCTGCCCGAGCTCTTCGCGGATTACGCAGCCTTGGCTTCCGGAAGCGCCCTCCCGCGCAAACCGAAGTTGCCGCGCTGGCGAGACCTGGTTGCCGAGGAAGCGGCCCGTCTTGGCGATGCCGATCGCGATGCGGCCTACTGGCGCGATGCGCTCGCCGGCGCCCCGGCGCACATCGACTTTCCCAACGATGGTCCGGCACCGGAATTCGCCCGCGGCCGTGGAGACCGACGGCGTCTCCCCATGGCGAACGACCTTTCCCGCGCCCTCGACGATTGCGCGCGGCGCTACAACGTCACCCTCTTTCCCCTTCTCGTCACGGCGGCGTGCGCGACGTTCGCGCGATGGGCCGACCAGGACGACATGGTGATCGGGCTGGTGAAGTCGGACCGTTCACGCCACGACCTCGAAGGCAGCGTGGGGCCCTTCGTCAACCACCTCCCCTTTCGTTGCCAGGCCGCACGCGATCTTTCGCTCGGCGCTTTACTCGACAAGGTGAACACGTCATTGATGACCGTGCTCCACGAGCACGCAGGCCTCCCCTTCGAGCGGGTGGCCGGCGCGGTCGTGGCAGCCCACGGCGTGCGCGCGGCGCCGCTCTTCAACACCATCGTGCAAGTGCACGCGTTTCCACTTCCACAGGGGCGACTGGGAGATCCCGAGCTGCACGCGCGACTATCCGCGCTGGGGATGAGCGAGTTCGAGCACGACTTCGGGCGCCTGTCGTTCGCGGGGCTCGAAGGTGGATTCGGCCCCATCTACCACGGTTGGTCGCCGCGCGATTTTCGCATCCTCCTGCTGCGCCACGACGATGCGGATACCCTCGGCTGCGAGTTCGACGTCGATCGATTCGAGGCGCGCACGATCGATGCGCTTCTTCGCAGCGTCACGACGACGCTCGCCGTTCTCGCGTCGGAGCCGGAGCGCCTCGTGGGCAGTCTTGCCCTCGATCCAGGCCTCGAGGCCAGCAAGACCGAAGGCGCGAACGTCCCCGACTCACCGGAGATGCTGGCGCACGTCGCCTCGGCGCTCGCGCAGAGAATGGCCGTTTCCGTTCCGGCGCATGCGCTCGTCCGGTTTGCATCCGACACCCTGGGCGTCGACGTCACCGCGCTCGACGTCTCCGTCGGCGAGATTCTCGCCTCCCCTCCCCTCGCCCGCGCCGCCCGATTGCTGCGGCGGCCCGCTCACGGGCCCCTCGTTCGTCTTCGCGAGGGGGCTGGCCCGCCGCGAATCTTGGTTCATCCCCTCCTCGGGCGGCTCGACGGGTATCGAGAGCTCGCACGCCGGTTTCCAGGGGATGGCGCCGTTTTCGGACTCGAACCTCCGGCCGTTCACGAGGGGCTCGCATCGCATAGCTCCGTGGAGGAAATGGTCGTCGCCTATGCGGACGTACTGCTCGACGCGTTTCCAGAGCGTCGATACATACTCGGCGGTTGGTCATTCGGTGCACTCGTGGCGCTGGCCATGGCGCAACGTCTCACCGTGCAAGGCGGTGTCGACATCGAAGGCGTGGTCCTTTTCGACCCATGGCTCCCCAGGCATTCCGCGCCCGACGAACCTCTCGCCGGATTCACGCACGAGTTGTGGTGGTCGCTGAGTGGCAGTGCTCCACCACCTCTGGGGAGGGACAATCCGCCAATCCGATTGCCGGATATAGCCGCACGTGCCGTGGCCGAACGGATCGTTGGAAGTCCCGATACGGTTTTTCGTTATTTCGATCTTTACCAGGCACACGAAAAGATCGCGCTGGCCCATACTGTTCCGGTCTACACCAACGAGGCCATGGTGTTCTGCAGGCAACCAGACGGTACGCCTCCTCTATTTGGAGCCGCGCTGGACGAGGTGATTGCATGCCTGTCGTCCTAA